A region from the Actinomycetota bacterium genome encodes:
- a CDS encoding GFA family protein — protein MTGSAFLPWGEIEPEKLRVTEGVDPLMLIGDADGHHARRCGKCFSLLYWTGHEGKIRVPYGSLIDKPALKPTAHMFVGSKAPWYEILDDLPQHDEGPVVLIG, from the coding sequence ATGACGGGCTCGGCCTTCTTGCCGTGGGGCGAGATCGAGCCCGAGAAGTTGAGGGTGACCGAGGGTGTGGACCCGTTGATGTTGATCGGCGACGCCGATGGCCACCACGCGAGGCGCTGCGGGAAGTGCTTCTCACTGCTGTATTGGACGGGCCACGAAGGCAAGATCCGTGTGCCGTATGGGTCATTGATCGACAAGCCGGCGCTCAAGCCGACGGCCCACATGTTCGTCGGGTCGAAGGCTCCGTGGTATGAGATCCTCGACGACCTCCCGCAGCACGACGAGGGACCCGTGGTCTTGATCGGCTGA
- a CDS encoding NUDIX domain-containing protein, which produces MSEYVRRLREKVGHDLLFWPSAAVLVRDRDGKILLVQHVEGHWMLPAGAVDPGETPAEAARREAREEASVQLELVRVAGVFGGDPHFRMTYANGDEVAWVTTLFEANIVDGAPAPGDDEIADVRWVTIAEAFELGISPSTRHMLERLQEGVMFDP; this is translated from the coding sequence ATGTCTGAGTACGTGCGACGTCTGAGGGAGAAGGTCGGCCACGACCTGCTCTTCTGGCCTTCTGCTGCCGTCCTGGTCAGAGACCGGGACGGGAAGATCTTGCTCGTTCAGCATGTCGAGGGCCACTGGATGCTTCCGGCCGGGGCTGTCGATCCGGGAGAGACGCCCGCAGAGGCGGCGCGACGCGAGGCGCGTGAAGAGGCGTCGGTCCAACTCGAGCTCGTCCGCGTTGCTGGTGTCTTCGGCGGCGATCCCCACTTCCGCATGACATACGCGAACGGCGACGAGGTTGCATGGGTTACGACCTTGTTCGAGGCGAACATCGTCGACGGCGCCCCGGCCCCGGGGGACGACGAGATCGCCGACGTCCGGTGGGTCACGATTGCCGAGGCATTCGAGCTCGGGATTTCGCCTTCCACGCGCCACATGCTCGAGCGCTTGCAAGAGGGCGTCATGTTCGACCCCTAG